The genomic DNA GATGCATGGAGTGCATTTTCTGATAAAATTTTAACCTCCGATGAAGTATTCGAACTTGAAGCACTACCTGATTCTATTGCCGTCATTGGGCTTGGCGTAATCGGACTTGAAATAGGACAATCATTAAATCGACTGGGCGTTAATGTAACCGGTATTGATCAACAAAACATTATCAGTGGTCTTGATGATGCTGAAGTCAATAAGGTTGCCATAGAGGTAATAGGTAAAGAATTTCCGTTATGGTTAGGTGAAGCAGCTGATATCGTACAACTTGAAAATGGAAATTTACAGGTTAACGCTGGCGACAAAAGTATTGAAGTCGAAAAAATATTTGCCAGTATGGGACGTAGACCTAATGTTGACAAACTAAATCTTGAAGCTACAGGCCTTGAGCTTTCACCTAACGGTGTTCCTGCTTACAACCCGAACACAATGCAACTTGGCAATAGTTCAATTTACATGGCGGGTGACTGTAATGCAGATAAACCTATACTACATGAAGCAGGTTTTGAAGGTAGAGTCGCGGGTTATAATATTATGCAGGATAAGCCTGTTGAATTTAAAACCAAAACACCTTTAGCCATTACTTTCTGCGAACCTAATATTGTTTCCGTAGGCGCCAGACTATCTGAACTTGATGAGTCATCTATTTCTATAGGTGAAGTAAAAATGGCCCCTGTTGGTCGCGCTTTAATTATGGGTAAAAATCGTGGCCTTATTCGTCTCTATGCAGATAAAAAATCTGGAAAGCTACTTGGTGCATCGATGGCCTGTGTTAAGGGAGAGAATCTGGGACATTTAATCTGCTGGTGTATAGAGATGGAAATGACTGTTCCTCAAATGTTACGTATGCCCTTCTATCATCCGGTAATTGAAGAAGCATTACAGGCAGCCTTATATAATTTAAAATCAAAACTTGAAATTGAAGAGACACACTGGCCTCTGGAAATCCAACCTCTGAATTAAAAGCCGACCTCAGAGTTCACAGAAAAATGCATGGCTTTTATAACTTATAACACCCTGTAATAAGTTATAAATCAGTACATTCTCTGTGGCTCTGCAATCAGACTTTATCAAACCGTTAATACGTTGTTTTACGTGGTGAACTATAAGCTCCACCTGAAAATGGCACAACACGCCCAACAAGTGTTTCTACCAGCGCAAGCTCATCATCTGTATGATTAAAAACCGGTGCTGGTTGAATATTCTTACCCACGGATTGATCTGCTAAAATAAATCTCGGTGCATCATGATGTCGGGTTTCAACCCGTTCTACACTTTTACTATCTTCGTTCGCACTTAATTCAGCTGTACCGTAACAGGTGCAGACATATGTTTGTTTTTCTTCTGCTTCAAGATATACACCTGTGCCTCGGATACCGATAGTTGCGGTTGTTGTATGAAGCGATAAAGTTTGTTTTTCTACCCTTTTCCCAAATACTGACAACAACTTGCCACTGATTAATCTAATCTGAGAAATAATTGAACTGCCTTCAACTTTTACACTGCTGTTACTACGTAATACAAAAGCATCTTTTCCGACAGCAAAAATAACGTGACTACCATCACCTGTCTTAACTGTAGAGTTCACATTTATCAACGTTTCTTCTGTAGCTGGAACACCATCAACTCTTACGTCACCCGATAAGTCATAAATGGATTTACCCGGAACCAGCTGTTTTGGTATTTTACCCATTGCCCACACAGGCTGAAGTATGCCCATTGAGCCTGTAGCATACAATCCAGCAGAGAGCGCTGATAGCAAAAATTCACGACGCCTGTCATCAAGGTTTTTCATAGGTAATTCCTTTAATTTCTTCAAAATTATTCTATTCTCTATAGTAGTATATTTACAATCACTCTGGATGATAAGCAAATGACCCACAAAT from endosymbiont of Galathealinum brachiosum includes the following:
- a CDS encoding dihydrolipoyl dehydrogenase, translating into MREVEVAIIGAGSAGLYCMSQVKRFTNDFVLIDGGELGTTCARVGCMPSKVMIQIAEDFHRRTIFDREGIEGKEHLSINEEDALEHVQDLRDTFVDMTLSNSIDLLPEDKLIESYVRFIDSNTLETSDGDQIKAKRIIIATGSRPIVPDAWSAFSDKILTSDEVFELEALPDSIAVIGLGVIGLEIGQSLNRLGVNVTGIDQQNIISGLDDAEVNKVAIEVIGKEFPLWLGEAADIVQLENGNLQVNAGDKSIEVEKIFASMGRRPNVDKLNLEATGLELSPNGVPAYNPNTMQLGNSSIYMAGDCNADKPILHEAGFEGRVAGYNIMQDKPVEFKTKTPLAITFCEPNIVSVGARLSELDESSISIGEVKMAPVGRALIMGKNRGLIRLYADKKSGKLLGASMACVKGENLGHLICWCIEMEMTVPQMLRMPFYHPVIEEALQAALYNLKSKLEIEETHWPLEIQPLN